One genomic segment of Chitinibacter sp. FCG-7 includes these proteins:
- a CDS encoding transglycosylase SLT domain-containing protein: MSLILRSLLFLLGMAVLSVTARAGIVEFLPRPDLESRDPWQAAVHYCVAARHGNTEAQYRLGVLYAFGLGVPENRQAAASLFSIAAEQGHRQAQDMLDTILLKNHQLPACLLADVKPEKSPLPHGAVQRITLSHEQKKTARIIAQIARWHGVDPDFALSIALVESRLQTYAVSPKSAMGVMQLIPGTAARFNVQDVFNVSQNVKGGVRYLRLLLDRYQGRIDLVSAAYNAGEGAVDRYRGIPPYKETRQYVIKIQRLYPSLIHIPDRERYAVQRR; this comes from the coding sequence ATGTCATTGATTCTTCGCTCTTTATTATTCCTGCTGGGTATGGCCGTCCTGAGCGTGACTGCAAGGGCGGGTATTGTCGAGTTTCTGCCCCGGCCTGATCTGGAATCGCGCGATCCGTGGCAAGCGGCGGTGCATTATTGTGTCGCCGCGCGCCATGGTAATACCGAGGCGCAGTATCGGCTGGGCGTGTTGTACGCCTTTGGTTTGGGCGTGCCGGAAAACCGCCAGGCTGCCGCCAGCCTGTTTTCGATTGCCGCCGAGCAAGGCCATAGACAGGCGCAGGATATGCTCGACACCATTCTGCTGAAAAATCACCAGCTTCCCGCTTGTCTGCTGGCCGATGTTAAACCGGAAAAATCTCCCTTGCCCCACGGTGCCGTTCAGCGGATTACCTTAAGTCACGAGCAAAAGAAAACCGCGCGTATTATTGCCCAGATTGCCCGCTGGCACGGGGTAGACCCGGATTTTGCGCTCAGTATTGCTCTGGTGGAATCGCGCTTGCAAACCTATGCGGTATCACCCAAATCGGCAATGGGTGTGATGCAGCTGATTCCGGGCACGGCAGCACGATTTAATGTGCAGGATGTTTTCAATGTCAGCCAAAACGTCAAAGGCGGGGTGCGCTACTTGCGATTGTTGCTCGATCGCTATCAGGGGCGGATTGATCTGGTCTCAGCGGCGTACAACGCCGGCGAGGGCGCAGTGGATCGCTATCGCGGTATTCCGCCCTATAAAGAAACCCGCCAGTATGTCATCAAAATCCAGCGTCTCTACCCATCGCTCATCCATATTCCTGATCGCGAGCGCTATGCAGTGCAGCGGCGCTAG
- a CDS encoding UDP-glucose dehydrogenase family protein: MRITVIGSGYVGLVTGACLAEYGNDVLCLDLDIQKTQQLQEGIVHIYEPGLDELIRRNVQANRLRFTSDVAQSVAHGTIQFIAVGTPPGEDGSADLQYVLAAAANIGHHLNEYKVIVNKSTVPVGTADLVRRAVQAQLDQRGQRSSFSVVSNPEFLKEGAAVDDFMRPDRIVIGTEDETAKDLMQAIYAPLVRNHDRILCMDLRSAELTKYAANAMLATRISFMNELANLSEVLGADIELVRKGIGSDPRIGYHFLYPGVGYGGSCFPKDVLALQQTAQQCGEPLKILQAVHEVNNQQKHVLLNKILAHFGPDLRGLHFAVWGLAFKPDTDDLREAPSLTLIQGLLTRGATVCAHDPVANTKAQQLFAGFEGVGFAPMYMDALHNADALVIVTEWKAFRSPDFASIKKSLRSATIFDGRNLYEPKRMKAEEISYFPIGREQIAIRSSTASQAVALQSGDVAPVL; encoded by the coding sequence ATGCGGATTACGGTGATTGGTTCGGGTTATGTCGGTTTGGTCACAGGTGCCTGTCTGGCGGAATATGGCAATGATGTGCTGTGTCTGGATCTGGATATTCAGAAAACTCAGCAGCTGCAAGAAGGCATTGTGCACATCTATGAGCCGGGGTTGGACGAGCTGATCCGGCGCAATGTGCAGGCCAATCGCTTGCGCTTTACCAGCGATGTGGCGCAATCGGTGGCGCATGGCACGATCCAGTTTATTGCCGTTGGTACGCCGCCCGGCGAAGACGGATCGGCCGATTTGCAATATGTGCTGGCGGCAGCGGCCAATATTGGTCACCACCTGAACGAATACAAAGTGATTGTGAACAAATCGACCGTTCCTGTCGGCACTGCCGATCTGGTGCGGCGCGCGGTGCAGGCGCAGCTCGATCAGCGTGGCCAGCGCAGCAGTTTTAGCGTGGTCTCCAACCCCGAGTTTTTAAAAGAGGGCGCAGCGGTGGATGACTTTATGCGTCCGGACCGGATTGTGATCGGCACCGAGGACGAAACGGCGAAAGATTTGATGCAGGCCATTTATGCGCCACTGGTGCGCAATCATGATCGTATTTTATGCATGGATTTGCGTTCGGCCGAGCTAACCAAATATGCGGCCAATGCCATGCTGGCGACGCGGATTTCCTTTATGAACGAGCTGGCCAATCTCTCTGAAGTGCTGGGGGCGGACATCGAGCTGGTGCGCAAGGGCATCGGCTCTGATCCGCGTATTGGCTATCATTTCCTTTATCCCGGCGTGGGTTATGGTGGTTCCTGCTTTCCAAAAGACGTGCTGGCACTGCAGCAAACTGCGCAGCAATGCGGCGAGCCACTCAAAATCCTGCAGGCCGTGCATGAGGTGAACAATCAGCAAAAGCATGTGCTGCTCAATAAAATTCTGGCGCATTTTGGCCCGGATTTGCGTGGCCTGCATTTTGCCGTCTGGGGTTTGGCTTTCAAGCCCGATACAGACGATTTGCGCGAAGCGCCCAGCCTGACGCTGATTCAGGGCTTGCTGACGCGGGGCGCTACAGTCTGCGCGCATGATCCGGTGGCCAACACCAAGGCCCAGCAACTGTTTGCCGGATTCGAGGGAGTCGGTTTTGCACCTATGTATATGGATGCATTACACAATGCCGATGCACTGGTGATTGTGACCGAGTGGAAAGCATTTCGCAGCCCGGATTTTGCCAGCATTAAGAAATCGCTGCGTTCGGCGACGATTTTTGACGGGCGCAATCTGTACGAGCCCAAACGGATGAAGGCCGAAGAAATCAGCTATTTCCCGATTGGCAGGGAACAAATTGCGATCCGCTCCAGCACGGCGTCGCAAGCGGTGGCTTTACAGAGCGGTGATGTCGCCCCGGTGCTTTAA